CATCACTTACTCCGTCAAAGTTCTGGGGGTACTGGCGTGGCTACAGATAGCCCAGCCGCAGGGGGCTGAGCCCCAGGAGGAAGAAGCAGGGCACGGTGGCCCTCACTCACTCACAGAAGCCATACTGGGGGGTGGTGGGCAAGCCTTGCTGGGAAACATTCACAGCCAGGTTCCCACCAGCACCAACCCCTCTCAACCCCTCCATACGAAGGAACATCATGAGTTTCTCTCTGAGTTAAATTTAATGCTCGATCACATATTTGTCCAGGcccttttaatgtttatttttcctttcccttaaTAGTTTCCTcagttctatttctattttggcTGGTCCACATTCTGCACCGACTACCACCTCAAACATAGCTTTGGCATTAACAGATGTCGTTTAACCAGCGAAATGAACGCTAAGCCAACATGCAAGACTAGTCCTCAAATTAGGTCCATCCCAGGTACAAAGAATTGATCCAGGAGAAGTTCATACAGATTTTCCAGTTATTTCAAGttctttttctcagtttatcTTTCTTCCAAACCGcccccatccccttcctcctccccacgcCCTCCTCCCACCACTCCAAATCTGGACTCTcagcttcctttctctctggccttaaacctcaccccaccccagcctcaaAGAGGAGTTGAACTTGTTCCCCTCACATTCTCTGCACGTGACTTGATGGAgcctctgcatcctcaccacgGAATTTTCCTGTGCTGGGCCCTCCTTCTAGGAGGAGGGTCAGCTCCTAACATCCTGCCTAACTCCTTGGTTCCCTCACATCGATTTCCCCCAGGCACTGGTACTGAGGCTCCGTCTCTGCACCACCCCCTTCCCAACTGACATCACTCTGTGGCTTCCACTGTCCCCAGAGCGGACCCTACTGGGGCCCCATTCCTCAGACAAAGCACACAGCGTCTCTCAAAAGGGACAATGAAAACCCAAGCAGTGGTTCTCACTGCAAGTTCTTGAAGCCGCATATGCTAATGCTGATGAAATGCTACATGGGAGCGTCAGACCCCTGGGCCTGGACGCACAGTCATCGTATGTGACACTTCTCTCCTCTGCTGCTAGCCACTACCTGCTCAGAGTTACACGTCAGAGCACTTTCCTATCCCTCCCTCAGTATCACTGAGAAGCAGCAGTAACTTAGTTCCCTTATCTAGGGCAGCCAGCAGGATGGCCACGGGGAAATCAAAGGCGGGGtacggggtgggggtggaagcAGCAGGAGAAAACAACTTCCCAGTTTCTCTTTGCAGCTTAAGAAACTCTCTGGGGGTCTGGGGGAGCTTTCAAGTTGCTTTATTTTGGTTAGTCCCTGAGATGTGTGACTGGTGGAACACAGCCACCAGGGGGATAAACAGTGGTTTCTCTTGCCCCTCAGGGTCAGTGGCCAGCTGTTCCGAAGGAAGCCAGCCTTTCAACTGGCCCAGACGGTTCCCACAGCAACTCGGATGGTAGGTCAGGAGGCCATACCCTCCCCGCCTAGGAACTCGGTCAGTGGTAAGTCTTCGATGTATTTAACCAGTTATGTCCATGTTAATGCTTAGGGTGGTTTCGcttttgcaaacatttatttatatccttcaagagaagaactcagacctcTCCGCCAGTCACAGGAAGCTGTTACGGGGGGTGAGTAAACtttttaaatgcacagaaatTGTGACTGACACCAATTTTGTGAAACTAAACCCCGGTACCTGGTTCTCTTTAATTGTGTTTTTTCCTACATGGCTTCAGGTAGGCAAGTCTTGTTTCTACCAAGAGAATGAAGTTATATGAAGAAGGGTAATGCTTACTTTTGTCTGCCTGTGGTAGCTCGCATACTACTAAACACCTAAGTGCTTAATGAAGGGATGAATCATAGCAGCTGCTCTCAGGATACAGGGGCGtgttaaagaaatgtttattctCAGTCTTCTGAGTTGAAGACCTGCTCTGGCTAAAATCAGACACCAGAAAAGGGCAAGTATGGCTGCCTGGGCTCTAGTCCTGTGTGCCGTTTCCTCCAGGACCGCACAGCTGTATGAAGGGaaaatcatctttcatttctccaCAGGGCAGCCTGAAGATGGCTAATTACACGTCCGCACCAGAGGATGATTATGATGTCCTCATAGAAGACAATCTGAGTGACAGCGACATGGAGTCATGCACCCCGTACGAGCCCAAGATGCTCTCAGCCCAGCTGGTGCCCTACCTCTACACCGCGGTGTTCACGGCTGGCCTCCTGGACAACATCTTGGTTGTGCTTATCGTCGTAAAATACAAAGGACTCAAGCAAGTGGAAAATATCTATTTCCTCAACTTGGCAATTTCTAACTTGTGTTTCTTGCTCACCCTGCCGTTCTGGGCTTACACGGCCTCACGTGAGGGGGTTCTTCGTGACCCCCTGTGTAAAATTCTCGTGGCACTCTACTCCATAGGCCTGTACAGTGAGGCATTTTTCAATGTCCTTCTGACTGTGCAAAGGTACCAGGAGTTTTTCCGCATGAGAAGGCTTTTCTCGGCCTGCAGGATGGTGGCTGGCAGCATCTTCACAAGTGCTCTGGCGTGGGTCACAGCCATTCTGGTCACTCTGCCTGAACTTGCTTTTTACAAACCTCAGATGGAAAGCCAGAAATACAAGTGCTTCTTTACCAGACCTCACTTCCTACCAGCTGATGAGACATTCTGGAAGCATTTTCTGACCTTAAAGATGAACATTTTGGGATTTCTTTTGCCCCTGTTTTTTTTCGTATTTTGCTACGTGCGAATGAGGAAAACACTAAAGTGTGGCGTGAGGAACTGTGACCTTTTCAAGCTTGTTTTCACCATAATGGTTGTTTTCCTTCTGATGTGGGGACCCTACAATATTGCACTTTTCCTGTCTGCTTTCAACGAACACTTCTCCCTGCATGGCTGTGAGAGTAGTTACAACCTGAACAGAAGTATCCAGATCATGAAAATCATCGCCACCACCCACTGCTGCATCAACCCTCTCCTCTACGTGTTTCTCAACAAGGCATTTAGGAAACACCTCTGCCACTTTTGCCATCTGTGCAGTGACACCGCACCTCAACCCACTGAGGAACCTGCCCAAGGCACATCAAGGGAAGAATATCACCTTTCCACTTAAATGTAAACTAGCTCCTACCAAAGGCGggataaataaacaataatttttccCTCATTGCATTGTTTTGTGCAATAGTTTTTACACATTTGTACATAAAATAGGCTCCAGGAAGAAAAGGGGGAGATGAAGAAACATTCACCAAGCGCTGAATTTGTCTCAGGCGCTGtgctaggttcttttttttttttttttttaattttatagctacttttatttttatttatttattttttatttttggctgtgctgggtcttcggttcgtgcgagggccttctccagttgcggcaagtgggggccacttttcatcgcggtgcaggcaccgctcttcatcgcggtgcgcgggcctctcaccaccgtggcccctcccgttgcggggcacaggctccagacgcgcaggctcagcagttgtggctcacgggcccagccgctccgcggcatgtgggatcctcccagaccagggcccgaacctgtgtgccctgcattagcaggcagattctcaaccactgcgccaccagggaagccctgtgctaggTTCTTGACAAACGTGAGCTCCTCCGTGCCTCACTGATTGCTCATGGTGTAGGTGGAATTAGTCTCATTTCTCTGggggaggaaattgaggctcagaaatttgtctgagatcacacagctagagagTGGCAAGGCTGGGACACAAACCCGGTGCCATTCACTCCAGAACCTATGCTTTGTCCAGCATGCCGAACTTCTAAAATTCAGGCAAGaaaacacataaagcaaatacGCACTTTTAAAACCAACTGGACCACATTCCAAATTAGAAGCAACCCATTCACACAAAAGTAATTTTTCAGGCAAATTTTCTTTCAGGTAATTGAAAGAGATGGCTAGCTGGAGGCTCtggataaaaagaggaaaagggacttGCTCTGTAGAAAGTTCTCTGGGTTTTCTTGGCTATTCGCCACACCCCCGAAGCCCCCAGATACCCCTGAGGCCCCCAGATACCCCCAACCTCTGAGCCTCCCAAGGTTTCTAGCACTTTCTGCTATTTAACAATAGCAAATGTACGATTATGTCTAGAAATGTTTAACACAAGGCATGTTTTGTCCTTTTCAGTGTAACGTACACCTCAGGCCTCACCGCCTGTGACTACAAAACGTCACAATAAGAGTTTGCCTGGGGCGATCCAGTGCCCATCTTCTGTTACATACCCCAAGGAGAGGTGACAGATGAAATACAGGATGCCCGTGGACCACAATCTCTCACCTCCATCACTGAGGAAGGCGGAGGAGGAGGTGGCACCTGGGGGAGACCCTGTAGGGAGCACAGTCTATACCAGTCACTGGCTCTTCCATGTCCTCACCAGGTGCTATGGATGAACTGTGTCCCGCAaaacattcatatgttgaagcccaagCCCCAGTGAgatggtatttggaaatgggaCCTTTGGggggtaattaggtttagatgaggcgGAGTCCtcaggatgggattagtgccttataagaagagacaccagagaactTGCGCTCTCTCtacaccatgtgaggacacagcaagaaggcagccatctgcaagccaggaagagagcctgcACCAGAAACCCCACcatgccggcaccttgatcttggacttcccagcctcgagtactgtgagaaataaatttctgctatttaagccacccagtctatggtattttgttgtgaCAGCCTGAGCTGAGTAAGACAGGGCTCACCCTGAATGacattaaatatcaaataaaaacacCATCACAAGTCAAGAGCAAGACCTCAGATGAAAGTACCCCGGCAGATAtgaaaagaggagaaggagaagggacaGAGATATCTTCTTCACACTCATACTCACCAGATATGAGTAGGTCTGGACTCTCCATTCACTTCTACCACATATGGGACAGAAACCTCAGGCAAAATGACATCGTTTTTGGATGTTTATAGACACAGTGATGAATTCACAGAAAAAACCCTTTCAGAATTTTCAGAATGAAAACATGGACCGTATAGAGAATGAACTCTTACAGTGACTGAGAGTGAAATGGTTATTGAAAATCAAAAGTCTGTGATGGCTGATCCAGCTACAATAGCCCACACACATAAGTAGTATATTTGGAACACTGATAATCCAGCAAGGTCTTCTTCCCCTGTCAGAAGAAGAAGACAGTTGTcctaaagataaaaatgattcatacttgcactatttacaataaaagcagcccaagtgcccatcaagTGCAagtcagatgaatggatacacacacacaatggagtaatactcagccataaagaagaatgaaatcctgACATTTGCAGAAACGTGGATGGACTACAGAatattatgctacgtgaaataagtcagacagagaaagacatactgtatgatatcacttatatgtggaatctagaaaataacacaaatgaatgtacatgcaaaatagaaaaagactcatggatatagaaaataaacttgtgtgggtttccctggtggcgcagtggttaagaatccgcctgccaatgcaggggacacgggttcaatccctggtctgggaagatcccacatgctgcagagcaacaaagcccgtgtgccacaactactgagcctgcgctctagagcccgcgagccacaactactgaagcctgcgcaccttaagcccatgctccgcgacaagagaagccaccgcaatgagaagcccgtgcaccgcaacgaagagtagctcctgctcaccaaaactagagaaagcccacgcacagcaacgaagacccaatgcagccaaaaataaataaataaaataaataaatttatttaaaaaaatactgaatcactatgctatggACTTGAAACTAATAATATTGTgaatcaacgatacttcaatttaaaaaataacacatgCTTTTCCACTCTTCTACAAACTATTGCATTAGAAAACTAACAACCAGTAAAAAGCCCAAGAGAAGGTAGCTagcatatttaagaaaatttgacagtgtttctgtttttgcctgtaaattattttctaatgcaAAAAAAAGTTTCCTATCAGATCAAGATAATTCTGTTTTGGGACATTTGAGAGAAAGACTGAAATCTCATGAGAAATCTCTGATTCATCTCAATTTATGTATTTGTGCGTACAAAtggaacaaattttaaaatggtaaacgTGACTGATTTAGTAAATGAGAAAGCAATAAAACCtgaagttgaaagaaaaatacaggatgcccagttaattttgaatttcagttaAGCAACAAATaatcttgcttttttgttttttacaaatgtGCTGTGGCCACATCATCCCAAGTTATCCTCCCTCCTAAGAGCTGCTCACCCTTCCCTGGTCTTAGGCTCCCACACCAAGCCTGAATTTCAAGAGGACTTTATCCTTTACCAACTGCCTTCACAGACGTATTTGCACCACATAACAGTCCTTCAAAGAAAACTGACTATCATCAGCCTCATTTTACacgtgtggaaactgaggcttaaatcTCACAGCTCTCAGGGGTCAGAATCTGGGCTTGACATTTTCTGATATCAAATCCCAcgctctttcctctcctccacccaGTACTTCCTGGCTTGTCTACAGAACTTGGTTTATAGAGTGGGTTCCTGTATATTATTGCACCAGATTTTTCACAACAGTCCAAAGGATTGGGGGAAGGCAGATCCAAGGATTGCTGCTCCCCTAAGCCACCCATTTACAGACCCTGTGAAAAGCAAAGTTGGCCAAAGAACCATCTCTGGCACATCtaacagaagaaaatctttgatCTAAATTTCAGACTCTGAATCCTTTGATTTTTCCCTGTGGTGTGGCCTTTAGCTATGAGCGGGGCCATGAGTCACCTCCCTGGAGTCCCCTGCCATGCCTGCTCTGGGAGAGGGTAGGAAAGGgtgtctctctcttcctgtggGACCCAACACAGGCCATCtagcctccctgtgcctcagacAACTGGGAATAAGACACCCCCCCTCACAGGGCTGCTGGCCAGGATGAGGGCTTAGTGAGCAGCACAGTGACTGGCCCACGGGACGCTGCCCACACACCACGTTTCCTCACACCCTCCACAGATGCTGCCTGCACCCTAATGGTGCTTGAATTTCAGTTGTGATGGGCCTCCTCGTCCCCACGTCAGCCTCCTGCAGCTGCTCCAGGTAAATGACTATGTTGACAAAAGGATCTGGGGACATGTGGCTCAGCCCCAGCTTCTTTGTTTGAAGAAGTGGTGGGGAGGATCAGACCATCTCGCTTACATCACCTATGACAAAATGTGTTTTCCTCTGCCTTCAACCACGTGGTCAGctcaacaattttatttttgtttttttttaacatctttattgcaatataattgctttacaatggtgtgttagtttctgctttataacaaagtgaatcatctgtacatatacatatatcagctCAACAGTCTTGCTATGAGTCTGTGGACAGCCATCTCACCAGAGCCCCCGCCCACACGCTCTTTCAGGCGTCCATCTTTGCAGAATACCTGCCACACACTTCCTGGGGGTGCACCCTGCTTGCTCACCATGGCTCACGACCGTCCCCAGCTGCCCCGTGCAAACAGACGCGCCCTCCTCTGCAAAGCACACAACCCATGTCCCCAAGCTCACGCCGGTTCCAGCGGATGACTATCTGCATGCATACTCACTGTCTCCACTCTTTTGTCTCTGAAGGACTCCAAGGCAGAGTCTGTGGGATTCATCTCCAAATGGACTAGAGGAGACGCGACGTGGTGATGGATGAGGAGGTGGCCAAGAGAGAGACTCCAGCCAACACAGGTGCTGTTATTCCCCCAGAGAGGCGACACTCATGCCTGTGAGGGAAGGCAAGCAGGAGGAGTTGACTGCCAATGGGTAATGGGAGCACTTCCTTAAAAAAGAGGCTTACAGACATTCCAGAGAAAATCGGAAAAATATGACTATAAACAAAATGTCAGATGACATACTTATCATTTTCAAGGGTGACAATAAAATTGCGATTATGTGGGAGAATGTCCCTATTCTTAGAGGATGCATGCTCAAGAATTTAGGAGTGAAATGTCGTAGTCACAACCCACATTCAAGTAATttaatcacacacatacacacaccaggTGCATACAAAAGCAGCAAGGAGGAAAacacatcaaaatgttaacaccTGTCAACCCTACATGGAGGGTAAATGAATGTCCACTGAACCCTCTCTGACCCCCACTGCACAAACGGAAATGTTCATAAGACCAAGTTGAAGGGCAAAACTGACTTTGATTTTGTCtggataaaaacagaaaaaagactgaCCCCaagtacaaattttaaaagtctcctCTCTCCTGGTCCCTCATGACTGGGGTCAGACTCAATCTGTAGGAGAGTCGTAGAGAGAAAAAGCCCCAACCCCTCATTTTACTTACAAAGCTGAGCCCAGAGAAGGTAAAGGACTTATCCGAGGTCATACAGCCACACAGCAGCAGAGCTGCGACTTTGCTCTAGACGTCCTGCAGCACATGCCACTTCTTTCCCACTCAGGACTAACCTGTAATTATTTCTGGAGACAATGACGGGCTAAATGATTCCGAATACGCTATGGCTAACAGCTGAGAAAAAAGTATGCAGACTCAGTCCGTTTCCCAACGACCTAAGTACACACGACGTTCCTCCTGACGTGATGTGATAGGAAGCTCCCAGCACCACAAGGTAGTGGCTCTTCCCTCAAAACTAAACGCGCACTACTAGAGAAGCTGCCTGCGGGCGTACCTTCCAGCCCTCGTGCAACGCCACACTCCGCAGACGCACCGCGCAGGCGCAGGCAGCAGCTTGGACTCCTCCGCGAAACAGATAGTCCCGGCACCAGGGGCCGAGCGCCCGGGGTACCGCGGCGGACGTATAGCTACTCCGGGGCAGCTCCAGGCCTCAGAACACCTGTTGCGTTGGAAGGAAGAGTCGTCCCCGTTGTACTTCGAGAGCACTTCCAGGAACTGGTCCTGCACATCCGACAGAGGCAGATCCCACCTTGCAAGAATGGATGAAAGGAGCCAGGGATGTTCCTACGCCAGGACAAAGAGCAGCAGCCAAGGGATGGGCGCATGCGCAAAGAGTAgcgtttactttttttttttttaatagttggaaaaaatcaaaataagaatatttcatgacacatgaaaattatatgaaattcgaACTTCAGTGTTGAATTtcagaaactttattttcaataaaataaagttttattggaacacgacCACactcatttatatatgtattgcCAGTGgttgcttttgcactacaatggCTGAGTCCAGTGGTTGTGACAGAGATGGTCTGTGGCACTCTCATGGCTTCCCACTGCTGCTTGGTGCATTGTAAATTACAGCCAGTTATAATTCAATAGCATTTCAAGTACCAGACTGTGATGTTGTGATACAATAAGACATATACCTCCGGTCTTCAGCCCTGACTGATGGGGTGATAGGAGTGTCCTTTGTTATTCATAATACACCCTCTACCTGAGTTTCAGTCAGAGCTGAGTGTATGCtgatgaggtgactcttggtgcttccctagatagcttcaggatgggagcTTGTTCCCAGAACCAACCCTGTGATGagaggattggaactttcagCTCTGCTTCCTGACTTCCAGGGATGGGAGAGTGGCTGGATAATCACCAATGGTCAATGACTTAGTCAATTGTGTCTATGTTACGAAACTTCCATACAAACCCTAAACTACAGGATTCAGAGAGCTTCTTGGTTAAGTGAACACATTCATGTACTGGAAGAGTGGCACACCCCAACTCcacggggacagaagctcctaTGCTCTAGACCCTTCCAGACCTTAacctatgtacctcttcatccggctattctttttctatcttttataCCATCCTTTAATATAAATAGGTAACAATAAGTAAAGTGTTTCCGTGGGTTCTGTGAGCCAttatagcaaattatcaaacctgagaaGGGGGTCGTGGGATTCCCCAGTTTACAGCCAAGTTGGACAAAAGTATAGGTAACCTGGGAACCCACTACTTGTGATTGGCGTCTGAAGAaagagggcagtcttgtgggccTGAGCCCTTAACCTTGGGGGTCTGTGTTAACTCCAAGTGGTTCGTGTCAGAATTGAACTGACTTGCAGGAAACCCAGTTGGTGTCCACAGAGAATTAGAGAATTGTTTGGTGTAGAAAACCCACACATATTTGGTGTCATAAGTGTTGTGAGTagatagacatagagaacagacttgtggttgccaagggggaggggaatgggagagggatgaattgggagtttgggattagcagatacaaactattatctatagaatggataaacaacaaggtcctactgtatagcacagggaactatattcagtatcctgtgataaaccataatggaaaagaatatgaaaaggaatatataactgaatcactttgctgtacagcagaaattaacacaacattgtaaatcaactctagttcaatataaaaaatataagtgTTGTAAGTAGAGAGAACAGTTTACCTTTATACACATAGAGCcaaaccacatttttttaaatttttattaccaGTGCATATTCATCATGTTAAAacaagcaaagaagagaaaagtgaaTTTTGAATGTCACACTAATAAGACACTATGGATTGTGGATTATTTTGTTATCAAATTAGATGACAAAGCACTGTATTTATTATGCAATGAAACTATAGTTGTGCTAAAAGAATACAACATGTGTTGACATTTCCAGACTAAGCATTCATTGCACTATTCCAAACTCGTAGGGGAAAAATGGtcaggaaaattagaaattttaaagtgaaatatttcATCACAACAGAATTtcttcaagggacttccctggaggtcccatggttaggacttggcactttcactgccgtgggtctgggttcaatctttggtgggggaactgagatcccacaagttgtgcagcacggcaaaaaaaaaaaaaaaaaaaaaaatcttcaaaacaaaaaatgaaataaggctGCAAGCAAAGTAACTTTCTAAATAGCTCATTTGTTAGCCAAGCAAGAAAAGCTATTTAACTATGTTGAGTTAATGAAATCATGTTTGATTGCAGCTGTAAACAAATGTGCCCAGAGAAAATTAACTTAAGACTTTAGCCTTTCACTGACAACTCTTGCTTAAAGAGCTGAAAACATTGGGAACAATATCAGTAGTCAACTAAGAAATAAGACAAATGATTTGGAGTGGCTTTCCTTGGCTTTTGATGAGTAAACAGATGTTACAGATGCTGTTAACTATTGTCTATTTGAGGAATCAGTGGTGAGTTTCAAGTGAGTAAAGAATTAGCCTCCAGGAATAGTCCACATGGGATAACTACAGGCaagaatattttccagaaaattgaGGAAACACTAATTCAGTACAATCTGAAGTGGAATCTGCTGAAATGTATTACAATTGGTGGTTGTTAAAATCTGTGTTGGGCAGGAAAAAAGCTTAGAGTGGGGACCGCGCAGAATGCAAGCTTTCCTTGAAGACTGTAAGGAACTTGAGGTCTGAGGAAGTAAAAGCAGGGACACCAAACACAGCCCCACACTCAATTCAGTGTCAGGGTGAAAGGATGCGGGACCAAAGACCCCCCTCATTGATGCTATGGCCGCCTGACTTGCTTTGGGCGATGAAATGATGGAAATGATATGGCCTCTCCTAGAAGGAAGCTTTAAGAGTTATTGTGTGTTGCCTccatctctcttttatttcccccTCTGTCTACAGGCCAATGTGCCCCAGGCAGGGGCTGCTGGTTCAGCCTGGGTCTCAGAATAAAGAGATGAACAACAGAGCCACTGATGACCCATGACAGGTATGAACGTGAGACAGAAACAAACCTTTGTTGTGTAAGACATTGACATAACTTAGCATGAGTTAATGGATACAGTGATGttagattttgaaatttttatttcagccagAAAAGGGGATTTCATGGGCCTTTAATTTCACCTAAGTATCTTATTTATACAAGAAGGTTTATACAGTTCAAATATTATGTTTTATCTTGCTGGTATTATGACTAATATGGCTACACCATCAAATGTTGCTCCCTCAGTAAACTTCTAGTTTACTAGTGAGGCTGGACTACATATCTGGACCATAATTCAAAGTAGCAAAAAAGGGAGTTTTCATTCTAGGATTATGGGACCGTAATTAATGTCCCGAACTTTCTTTCCTGACAGATTTCAGAGGCTTCTGCAGGCAGCAGCAGAACTGcctatctcattttttttaacatcttcattggagtataactgctttacagtgttgtgttagtttctgctgtataacaaagtgaatcagctatacgtatacatatatccccatatcccctctc
This is a stretch of genomic DNA from Balaenoptera musculus isolate JJ_BM4_2016_0621 chromosome 11, mBalMus1.pri.v3, whole genome shotgun sequence. It encodes these proteins:
- the CCRL2 gene encoding C-C chemokine receptor-like 2 isoform X2; protein product: MVGQEAIPSPPRNSGSLKMANYTSAPEDDYDVLIEDNLSDSDMESCTPYEPKMLSAQLVPYLYTAVFTAGLLDNILVVLIVVKYKGLKQVENIYFLNLAISNLCFLLTLPFWAYTASREGVLRDPLCKILVALYSIGLYSEAFFNVLLTVQRYQEFFRMRRLFSACRMVAGSIFTSALAWVTAILVTLPELAFYKPQMESQKYKCFFTRPHFLPADETFWKHFLTLKMNILGFLLPLFFFVFCYVRMRKTLKCGVRNCDLFKLVFTIMVVFLLMWGPYNIALFLSAFNEHFSLHGCESSYNLNRSIQIMKIIATTHCCINPLLYVFLNKAFRKHLCHFCHLCSDTAPQPTEEPAQGTSREEYHLST
- the CCRL2 gene encoding C-C chemokine receptor-like 2 isoform X1, whose protein sequence is MLRVVSLLQTFIYILQEKNSDLSASHRKLLRGGSLKMANYTSAPEDDYDVLIEDNLSDSDMESCTPYEPKMLSAQLVPYLYTAVFTAGLLDNILVVLIVVKYKGLKQVENIYFLNLAISNLCFLLTLPFWAYTASREGVLRDPLCKILVALYSIGLYSEAFFNVLLTVQRYQEFFRMRRLFSACRMVAGSIFTSALAWVTAILVTLPELAFYKPQMESQKYKCFFTRPHFLPADETFWKHFLTLKMNILGFLLPLFFFVFCYVRMRKTLKCGVRNCDLFKLVFTIMVVFLLMWGPYNIALFLSAFNEHFSLHGCESSYNLNRSIQIMKIIATTHCCINPLLYVFLNKAFRKHLCHFCHLCSDTAPQPTEEPAQGTSREEYHLST
- the CCRL2 gene encoding C-C chemokine receptor-like 2 isoform X3: MANYTSAPEDDYDVLIEDNLSDSDMESCTPYEPKMLSAQLVPYLYTAVFTAGLLDNILVVLIVVKYKGLKQVENIYFLNLAISNLCFLLTLPFWAYTASREGVLRDPLCKILVALYSIGLYSEAFFNVLLTVQRYQEFFRMRRLFSACRMVAGSIFTSALAWVTAILVTLPELAFYKPQMESQKYKCFFTRPHFLPADETFWKHFLTLKMNILGFLLPLFFFVFCYVRMRKTLKCGVRNCDLFKLVFTIMVVFLLMWGPYNIALFLSAFNEHFSLHGCESSYNLNRSIQIMKIIATTHCCINPLLYVFLNKAFRKHLCHFCHLCSDTAPQPTEEPAQGTSREEYHLST